From Bradyrhizobium symbiodeficiens, the proteins below share one genomic window:
- a CDS encoding glycogen/starch/alpha-glucan phosphorylase translates to MQDQSFQPSFPAPGQPIDELALAEIKGTILAKLRLAIGKDAGMATKHDWYQAAALALRDRVVHRWLTAEKHSYDAGRKRVYYLSLEFLIGRLFTDALNNMGLLKIFEVALGDLGVSLPELRKCEPDAALGNGGLGRLAACFMESMATLSIPAIGYGIRYDYGLFRQIINQGWQQEYPDEWLSFGNPWELQRPEVIYDINFGGGVEHVDEKGRDRAIWHPAETVQAIAYDTPIVGWRGQHVNALRLWSARSPDPLKLDAFNKGDYVSATAEQSRAEAICKFLYPNDESPAGRELRLRQEYFFVSASLQDLIKRHLASDGQLRSLSSKVAVQLNDTHPSLAVTELMRILVDLHNFRWDEAWKVTVATLSYTNHTLLPEALETWPVELFERLLPRHLEIIYRINVQHLALAEARAPGDIDFRASVSLIDEKSGRRVRMGQLAFVGSHRINGVSAMHSDLMRETVFHDLNHLYPGRITNKTNGITFRRWLMLANPKLTDLLRETCGEAVLDDPTQLSLIEARASDVEFQKRFRSVKLHNKTALARLIGERLGIKVDPTALFDVQIKRIHEYKRQLLNIIETVALYQAIKDDPNGNWVPRVKIFAGKAAASYRYAKLIIKLINDVAEVVNNDPAIGGKLKVVFLPDYNVSLAEVIIPAADLSEQISTAGMEASGTGNMKLSLNGALTIGTLDGANIEIRDHVGAENIAIFGMEAGDVMIRRKQGLDASDLIRNSPKLQRAINAIGAGEFSPGDPGRFESIAHALRYLDHYMVSADFDSYYEAQRSVDARWLVSPAWTRASILNVARMAWFSSDRTIREYAEEIWNVPVNPTTPLLPNLRDAAG, encoded by the coding sequence TTGCAAGATCAATCGTTTCAGCCCAGTTTTCCCGCCCCCGGCCAGCCGATCGACGAACTCGCGCTGGCCGAGATCAAGGGCACGATCCTGGCGAAGCTGCGCCTTGCCATCGGCAAGGATGCGGGCATGGCGACCAAGCACGACTGGTACCAGGCCGCGGCACTGGCGCTGCGCGACCGTGTCGTGCATCGCTGGCTCACGGCCGAGAAGCACAGCTACGACGCGGGCCGCAAGCGCGTCTATTATCTCTCGCTCGAATTCCTGATCGGCCGTCTCTTCACCGACGCGCTCAACAACATGGGGCTGCTCAAGATCTTCGAGGTCGCGCTCGGCGATCTCGGCGTCTCGCTGCCGGAGCTGCGCAAATGCGAGCCGGATGCGGCGCTCGGCAATGGCGGCCTCGGGCGGCTTGCCGCCTGCTTCATGGAAAGCATGGCCACGCTGTCGATCCCAGCGATCGGCTATGGCATCCGCTATGATTACGGCCTGTTCCGTCAGATCATCAATCAGGGCTGGCAGCAGGAATATCCGGACGAATGGCTGAGCTTCGGCAATCCCTGGGAATTGCAGCGGCCCGAGGTGATCTACGACATCAATTTCGGCGGCGGCGTCGAGCATGTCGACGAAAAGGGCCGCGACCGCGCGATCTGGCATCCAGCCGAGACGGTGCAGGCGATCGCCTATGACACGCCGATCGTCGGCTGGCGCGGCCAGCACGTCAACGCGCTCCGCCTGTGGTCGGCGCGTTCGCCCGATCCGTTGAAGCTGGATGCCTTCAACAAGGGCGACTATGTCAGCGCCACCGCCGAGCAGTCGCGCGCGGAAGCGATCTGCAAATTCCTCTATCCGAATGACGAGAGCCCGGCGGGCCGCGAGCTGCGCCTGCGCCAGGAATATTTCTTCGTCTCGGCCTCGCTGCAGGATCTGATCAAGCGGCACCTTGCCTCCGACGGCCAGCTGCGCAGCCTGTCGAGCAAGGTCGCAGTGCAGCTCAACGACACCCATCCGAGCCTTGCCGTCACCGAGCTGATGCGCATCCTCGTCGATTTGCACAATTTCCGCTGGGACGAGGCCTGGAAGGTCACGGTCGCCACGCTCTCCTACACCAACCACACGCTGCTGCCCGAGGCGCTGGAGACCTGGCCGGTCGAGCTGTTCGAGCGGCTGCTGCCGCGGCACCTGGAGATCATCTACCGCATCAACGTGCAGCATCTGGCGCTGGCCGAAGCGCGCGCCCCCGGCGACATCGACTTCCGCGCCTCGGTTTCACTGATCGACGAGAAGAGCGGGCGCCGCGTGCGCATGGGCCAGCTCGCCTTCGTCGGCTCCCACCGCATCAACGGCGTCTCGGCAATGCATTCGGACCTGATGCGCGAGACCGTGTTCCACGACCTCAACCATCTCTATCCCGGCCGCATCACCAACAAGACCAACGGCATCACCTTCCGCCGCTGGCTGATGCTGGCGAACCCGAAGCTGACCGATCTGTTGCGCGAGACCTGCGGCGAGGCCGTGCTCGACGATCCCACCCAGCTCAGCCTGATCGAGGCGCGCGCCAGCGACGTCGAATTCCAGAAGAGGTTCCGCAGCGTCAAGCTTCACAACAAGACCGCGCTGGCGCGCCTGATCGGCGAACGGCTCGGCATCAAGGTCGACCCGACCGCGCTGTTCGACGTGCAGATCAAGCGCATCCACGAATACAAGCGCCAGCTTCTCAACATCATCGAGACCGTCGCGCTGTACCAGGCGATCAAGGACGATCCCAACGGCAATTGGGTGCCGCGGGTGAAGATCTTCGCGGGCAAGGCGGCGGCGAGCTATCGCTATGCCAAGCTGATCATCAAGCTGATCAACGACGTCGCGGAGGTCGTCAACAACGATCCCGCGATCGGCGGCAAGCTCAAGGTCGTATTCCTGCCGGACTACAATGTCAGCCTCGCCGAAGTGATCATTCCCGCGGCCGACCTGTCCGAGCAGATCTCGACCGCCGGCATGGAGGCGTCCGGCACCGGCAACATGAAGCTGTCACTGAACGGCGCCCTCACCATCGGCACGCTCGACGGCGCCAATATCGAGATTCGCGACCATGTCGGCGCGGAGAACATCGCGATCTTCGGGATGGAAGCCGGCGACGTGATGATCCGGCGCAAGCAGGGGCTGGACGCCTCCGACCTGATCCGCAACTCGCCGAAACTGCAGCGCGCCATCAACGCGATCGGCGCCGGCGAGTTCTCGCCCGGCGATCCCGGACGTTTCGAGTCGATCGCGCACGCGCTGCGCTATCTCGACCATTACATGGTCAGCGCCGATTTCGATTCCTATTACGAGGCGCAGCGCAGCGTCGATGCACGCTGGCTGGTCTCGCCCGCCTGGACCCGTGCCTCCATCCTCAACGTCGCGCGCATGGCCTGGTTCTCCTCGGACCGCACCATCCGCGAATATGCCGAGGAGATCTGGAACGTGCCGGTGAACCCCACCACGCCGCTGCTGCCCAATCTCCGCGACGCCGCCGGCTAA
- a CDS encoding LysR family transcriptional regulator → MLDLELLRSFVSVVEAGGFTRAGERVHRTQSTVSQQIKRLEDDIGQVLLHRDGKNVRPTEAGERLLSYARRLLSLAEEARDVLRQPDGEGAIRLGIPEDFAAYRLTKLLGAFSRSHPGLRLDVRADQSKHLARDLERGELDLALFKRAAGEKGAIAVWPERVHWVTSKSHPVDVHAASVPLIGFPAGCLYRAGAIHALESVGRAWHMAYSSSSLSGIQAAVAAGMGLSILSEMSIQSDHRVLTAKDGFAPINKTEVALMASPDASPATLRLADRLAEFCDAVQAKAA, encoded by the coding sequence ATGCTCGATCTCGAGCTGCTGCGCAGCTTCGTCTCGGTGGTCGAGGCCGGCGGCTTCACCCGCGCCGGCGAGCGCGTCCACCGCACGCAGTCCACCGTCAGCCAGCAGATCAAGCGGCTGGAGGACGATATCGGCCAGGTGTTGCTGCATCGCGACGGCAAGAACGTGCGCCCGACCGAGGCCGGCGAGCGGCTGCTGTCTTATGCGCGGCGTCTGCTCTCGCTGGCCGAGGAGGCGCGCGACGTGCTGCGCCAGCCGGATGGCGAAGGCGCGATCCGGCTCGGCATCCCCGAGGATTTCGCGGCGTACCGGCTGACCAAATTACTGGGCGCGTTCTCGCGCTCGCATCCCGGCCTGCGGCTCGACGTGCGCGCCGACCAGAGCAAGCATCTGGCGCGCGATCTCGAACGCGGCGAGCTCGACCTTGCGCTGTTCAAGCGTGCGGCCGGCGAGAAGGGCGCGATCGCGGTGTGGCCGGAGCGCGTGCACTGGGTCACCAGCAAGAGCCATCCGGTCGACGTCCACGCCGCGTCGGTGCCGCTGATCGGCTTCCCGGCCGGCTGCCTCTACCGGGCCGGCGCGATCCACGCGCTGGAAAGCGTCGGCCGCGCCTGGCACATGGCCTATTCCTCGTCGAGCCTGTCAGGCATCCAGGCCGCGGTCGCCGCCGGCATGGGGCTGAGCATCCTGTCGGAGATGTCGATCCAGTCCGACCACCGCGTGCTGACGGCGAAGGACGGTTTTGCGCCGATCAACAAGACCGAGGTCGCGCTGATGGCCTCGCCGGATGCGAGCCCGGCAACGCTGCGGCTTGCGGATCGTCTCGCCGAATTTTGCGATGCGGTGCAGGCCAAGGCAGCGTGA
- a CDS encoding DMT family transporter produces MSLAPSISVPHSRFSTLPLAIGLFCLLWSYAFVAGKIGVTHCPPLILLAARFSLAGILILGATLIRGGWSLSWRDAAIFAVLGIANNALYLGLGYTGLQSVSAGLGGLIVSANPVFTAALAALLLGEGMTWRKAGGLLLGITGVTLIVWHRLSVGTDSLHGIVFTLASLASLVAGTILFKLLAPKGSLWIGNGVQNLAAGIVLTPVAFTFADIHAIDVTPGLIGAFAFLVLGGSILAYWLWFHLLKVCGATAASAYHFLMPPLGMLFAYLVLGEHVEARDLLGIIPVALGIYLVTRPAKAVA; encoded by the coding sequence ATGTCGCTCGCCCCCTCGATTTCAGTTCCCCACAGCCGCTTCAGCACGTTGCCGCTCGCTATCGGCCTGTTCTGCCTGCTCTGGAGCTACGCCTTCGTCGCCGGCAAGATCGGCGTCACCCATTGCCCGCCGCTGATCCTGCTCGCCGCGCGCTTCTCGCTCGCCGGCATCTTGATCCTGGGCGCCACGCTGATCCGCGGCGGCTGGTCGTTGTCGTGGCGCGACGCCGCGATCTTCGCGGTGCTCGGGATTGCCAACAACGCGCTCTATCTCGGCCTCGGCTACACCGGCCTGCAATCGGTCTCCGCCGGCCTCGGCGGCCTGATCGTCTCGGCCAATCCGGTCTTCACCGCAGCGCTCGCCGCGCTGCTGCTCGGCGAGGGCATGACCTGGCGCAAGGCCGGCGGCCTGCTGCTCGGCATCACCGGCGTGACGCTGATCGTCTGGCATCGGCTGTCGGTCGGCACGGATTCCCTGCACGGCATCGTCTTCACGCTGGCTTCGCTCGCCTCGCTCGTCGCCGGCACCATCCTGTTCAAGCTGCTGGCGCCGAAAGGCTCCTTGTGGATCGGCAATGGCGTGCAGAACTTGGCTGCCGGCATCGTACTGACGCCGGTCGCGTTCACCTTTGCCGACATCCACGCAATCGACGTCACGCCGGGCCTGATCGGTGCCTTCGCGTTCCTCGTGCTCGGTGGCTCGATCCTCGCCTACTGGCTCTGGTTCCATCTCCTGAAAGTGTGCGGCGCCACCGCCGCCAGCGCCTACCATTTCCTGATGCCGCCGCTCGGCATGCTGTTCGCGTACTTGGTCCTTGGCGAGCACGTCGAGGCCCGTGACCTCCTCGGCATCATCCCGGTCGCGCTCGGCATCTATCTGGTGACGCGGCCGGCGAAGGCGGTGGCGTAA
- a CDS encoding TIGR02186 family protein, which yields MRTLFAALLILMLGSVARAERLIVSVSNHRVTVTPNYSGEELVLFGSVEKDSTTPADRTAYDLVVTVMGPRADMVTRRKERTFGIWINTDYRQFLQVPSYLALFANRSFDAITSPEIARRQQIGLNNVLLTQRVSGDFADVVPNDAFRSAFIRLRTQRGLYREDPSAVTFLTPTLFRTGIPLPAEVPIGTYEVEIRLFANGAFIGKTETAFEIVKVGFEQFVATTARQNGLIYGLVTAAMALMTGWMASIVFRKD from the coding sequence ATGCGCACGCTCTTCGCAGCGCTTCTCATCCTCATGCTCGGCTCGGTGGCGCGGGCCGAGCGGCTGATCGTGTCGGTTTCCAACCACCGCGTCACGGTGACCCCGAACTATTCCGGCGAGGAGCTGGTGCTGTTCGGCTCGGTCGAGAAGGACAGCACGACGCCCGCCGATCGCACGGCCTACGATCTCGTCGTCACCGTGATGGGCCCGCGCGCCGACATGGTGACGCGGCGGAAGGAACGCACCTTCGGCATCTGGATCAACACCGATTATCGCCAATTCCTGCAGGTGCCGAGCTATCTGGCGCTGTTCGCCAACCGCTCCTTCGACGCGATCACCTCGCCCGAGATCGCGCGGCGCCAGCAGATCGGGCTGAACAACGTGCTGCTGACGCAGCGGGTCAGCGGCGACTTTGCCGACGTGGTGCCGAACGACGCATTCCGCTCGGCCTTCATCCGCCTGCGCACCCAGCGCGGGCTCTATCGCGAGGATCCGAGTGCCGTCACGTTCCTGACGCCGACCCTGTTCCGCACCGGCATCCCGCTGCCGGCGGAGGTGCCGATCGGGACCTACGAGGTCGAGATCAGACTGTTTGCGAACGGCGCGTTCATCGGCAAGACCGAGACCGCGTTCGAGATCGTCAAGGTCGGCTTCGAGCAGTTCGTCGCGACGACCGCGCGGCAGAACGGGCTGATCTACGGCCTCGTCACCGCCGCGATGGCGCTGATGACGGGATGGATGGCGTCGATCGTTTTCCGGAAGGATTGA
- a CDS encoding sulfite exporter TauE/SafE family protein, with protein MQLYLPIADLPVNVFLVLAMGAAVGFVSGMFGIGGGFLMTPLLIFIGITPAVAVASVASHIAASSFSGALSYWRRRAIDPALAGVLLCGGITGTALGVWTFTQLRALGQLDLMIALSYVVLLTTVGSLMFSEGLRALMRTRRGALPPRRTHNWIHGLPLKMRFKRSKIYLSVIPVVVVGIMIGFIGAIMGIGGGFILVPIMIYLLRVPTSTVIGTSMVLTLVTMLFATMLHAVTNHLVDAVLALILMVGGVTGAQFGVRAGQKIRGEQLRLLLGLLILSVGIRFAIELVIQPADLFTIREVGGSS; from the coding sequence ATGCAGCTCTATCTTCCGATCGCCGATCTTCCCGTCAATGTCTTCCTGGTGCTGGCGATGGGCGCCGCGGTCGGCTTCGTCTCGGGCATGTTCGGGATCGGCGGCGGCTTCCTGATGACGCCGCTTCTGATCTTCATCGGCATCACGCCGGCGGTGGCGGTCGCCTCGGTCGCGAGCCATATCGCGGCTTCCTCGTTTTCCGGCGCGCTGTCTTATTGGCGGCGGCGCGCGATCGATCCGGCGCTGGCGGGCGTGTTGCTCTGCGGCGGCATCACCGGCACGGCGCTCGGGGTGTGGACCTTCACGCAGCTGCGCGCGCTCGGCCAGCTCGACCTGATGATCGCACTCTCTTACGTGGTGCTGCTCACCACGGTCGGCAGCCTGATGTTCTCGGAAGGCCTGCGCGCCCTGATGCGAACCCGGCGCGGCGCGCTGCCGCCGCGCCGCACGCACAACTGGATCCACGGCCTGCCGCTGAAGATGCGGTTCAAGCGCTCGAAGATCTATCTGTCGGTCATCCCCGTGGTGGTCGTCGGCATCATGATCGGCTTCATCGGCGCCATCATGGGCATCGGCGGCGGCTTCATTCTGGTGCCGATCATGATCTATCTCTTGCGGGTGCCGACCTCGACCGTGATCGGGACCTCGATGGTGCTGACGCTGGTCACGATGCTGTTCGCGACCATGCTGCATGCGGTGACCAATCACCTCGTCGACGCCGTGCTGGCGCTGATCCTGATGGTCGGCGGCGTCACCGGCGCGCAGTTCGGCGTCCGTGCCGGGCAGAAGATCCGCGGCGAACAGCTGCGGCTGCTGCTCGGCCTTCTGATCCTCTCGGTTGGAATTCGCTTCGCAATCGAGCTGGTGATCCAGCCCGCGGACCTCTTCACCATCCGCGAGGTAGGGGGCAGCAGCTGA
- a CDS encoding tetratricopeptide repeat protein has translation MNSRVSWSVDGIDPSVRERAEAAARRAGMSLNDWLNSTLGETAPPNFREPYDQRPQAPPAPSQESREVADIHQRLDAITQQIERISKPAQRRDTSRQDSSRQDPSRPDVAREQGVARQLNDAISRLDARLSQISRPQQPQPQQPPAPRPAPADTRQRQADAVERAAAQVYRNAPPLSPASFDVAVAEITARQSELDGFTPRQMPPRAAPSIAPNATPWAAPFAPPMAPPAPAYAPPPPQPGPDFSALERHLLKITSQIESLQRPDNTEQAINAFRSELAEIRNAITEAMPRRAIESIENEIRSLHRRIDETRSNGTDGQVLSGIEHALSDIKQVLRTLTPAEQLTGYDEAIRNLGAKLDLILRANDDPSTVHQLESAIAALRGIVSNVASNEALARLSEDVQLLSSKVDQVTRASGQGDSFAVLEQRIAALTAALETRERPQATESTEHLESAIRALSDRFDRMQVGNDSASTFAHLEQRVSYLLERIEAAADPRNGNLSRVEDGLHDILRHLERQQATYSALAESRSSAAPDDSGMVDLVRRELSDIRFSQTETNRSTQDSLDAVHSALGHVVDRLSMIEGDLRAVRTAPPAPAPQPMPMAAPMEPAPPMAREPRPQAQQPKYDPKPELPNPAAQQQAQSAFAQAAFSAAPREFHAAAPASPPPVPSAPPVPPRAISEILEPHTVPARAALAPELPPDHPLEPGTRPGGRVATPSERIAASESAISDIPAAAKEPVSSSSFIAAARRAAQAAAAQPEAPARGAKGGAKAGADRAKDKDGSSTITSKIRSLLVGASVVVIVLGTFKMAMNLLEGSPPPTPQAMDNTLSEPAPQAPPPPVIENKPATPEQVTPSMTSPTPIGRQSQNNAAPAAPAASSASVEIPSAPAAAVPPPAASSDVTGALSGTSRAKLGMIQVPPSEKLPDGIGGPLLRTAAMKGDATAAYEIGLRFAEGKGVATNYDEAAKWYDRAAQAGVIPATFRLGTLYEKGLGVKKDADIARRYYTQAAERGNAKAMHNLAVLDADGGGRGANYKSAAQWFRKAADRGVADSQFNLGILYARGIGVEQNLAESYKWFSLAAALGDTDASGKRDDVAKRLDPQSLAAAKLAIQTFSAEPQPADAVNVTAPAGGWDSAPQASAKPAPKAVAAKRSASAAH, from the coding sequence ATGAATTCGCGCGTATCGTGGAGTGTTGACGGCATCGATCCATCCGTCAGGGAGCGGGCCGAAGCTGCTGCGCGTCGTGCCGGCATGTCACTCAACGATTGGCTGAACTCCACCCTCGGCGAGACTGCTCCCCCGAACTTTCGCGAACCTTACGACCAGCGTCCGCAAGCTCCGCCCGCTCCGAGCCAGGAGAGCCGCGAAGTCGCCGACATCCACCAGCGGCTCGACGCGATCACCCAGCAGATCGAACGGATCTCCAAGCCCGCGCAGCGCAGGGATACTTCACGACAAGATTCGTCGCGGCAGGACCCTTCGCGGCCAGACGTCGCGCGCGAGCAGGGCGTTGCGCGCCAGCTCAACGATGCGATCTCGCGGCTCGATGCACGGCTGTCGCAAATCTCGAGGCCGCAGCAGCCTCAACCGCAGCAACCTCCGGCTCCGCGCCCCGCGCCGGCCGATACGCGCCAGCGCCAGGCCGATGCGGTCGAGCGTGCGGCAGCGCAGGTCTATCGCAACGCCCCGCCCCTGAGCCCCGCTTCGTTCGACGTCGCCGTCGCCGAGATCACCGCGCGACAGAGCGAGCTCGACGGCTTCACGCCGCGGCAAATGCCGCCGCGTGCCGCGCCCTCGATTGCGCCCAATGCAACTCCCTGGGCCGCTCCTTTCGCACCCCCGATGGCGCCGCCCGCGCCTGCCTATGCTCCGCCGCCACCGCAGCCGGGGCCGGATTTTTCCGCACTCGAGCGCCATCTGCTCAAGATCACGAGCCAGATCGAGTCGCTGCAGCGTCCCGACAATACCGAGCAGGCGATCAACGCGTTCCGCAGCGAGCTTGCCGAGATCCGCAATGCCATCACCGAGGCGATGCCGCGGCGCGCGATCGAGTCGATCGAGAACGAGATCCGCTCGCTGCACCGGCGGATCGACGAGACACGTTCCAACGGCACCGACGGCCAGGTGCTGTCGGGCATCGAGCACGCGCTGTCCGACATCAAGCAGGTGCTGCGCACGCTGACGCCGGCGGAGCAGCTCACCGGCTATGACGAGGCGATCCGCAATCTCGGCGCCAAGCTCGACCTGATCCTGCGCGCCAATGACGATCCCTCGACGGTGCATCAGCTCGAAAGCGCGATCGCAGCGCTGCGGGGCATCGTCTCCAACGTCGCCTCCAACGAAGCGCTGGCACGCCTGTCCGAAGACGTGCAGCTGCTGTCGTCCAAGGTCGACCAGGTCACCCGCGCCTCCGGCCAGGGCGACAGCTTTGCGGTGCTGGAGCAGCGCATTGCGGCGCTCACCGCGGCGCTGGAAACGCGCGAGCGGCCGCAAGCCACCGAGAGCACCGAGCACCTGGAATCCGCGATCCGCGCGCTGTCGGACCGTTTCGACCGCATGCAGGTCGGCAACGATTCGGCCTCGACCTTTGCCCATCTCGAACAGCGCGTCTCGTATCTGCTGGAGCGGATCGAAGCCGCCGCCGATCCGCGCAACGGCAATTTGAGCCGCGTCGAGGACGGGCTGCACGACATCCTCAGGCACCTCGAGCGACAGCAGGCGACCTATTCTGCGCTGGCCGAGAGCCGCAGCTCCGCGGCCCCGGACGATTCCGGAATGGTCGATCTGGTCAGGCGCGAGCTGTCGGACATCCGCTTCAGCCAGACCGAGACCAACCGCAGCACCCAGGATTCGCTCGACGCCGTCCACAGCGCGCTCGGCCATGTCGTCGACCGCCTCTCGATGATCGAGGGCGATCTGCGCGCGGTGCGCACCGCGCCGCCGGCCCCTGCGCCGCAGCCGATGCCGATGGCCGCGCCCATGGAGCCCGCGCCGCCGATGGCGCGTGAGCCGCGGCCGCAAGCCCAGCAGCCGAAATACGATCCCAAGCCCGAGCTGCCGAACCCCGCCGCGCAGCAACAGGCCCAAAGCGCATTCGCTCAAGCCGCCTTTTCCGCCGCTCCGCGTGAATTCCATGCCGCTGCCCCCGCCTCGCCGCCGCCGGTGCCATCGGCACCACCGGTGCCGCCGCGCGCGATCAGCGAGATCCTGGAGCCGCACACGGTGCCCGCGCGCGCCGCGCTCGCGCCGGAATTGCCGCCGGATCATCCGCTCGAGCCGGGCACACGGCCGGGTGGGCGCGTTGCCACGCCGTCGGAACGCATCGCCGCCTCCGAAAGCGCGATCAGCGACATTCCCGCTGCTGCGAAAGAGCCGGTATCGTCGTCGAGCTTCATCGCGGCCGCCCGCCGCGCCGCTCAAGCCGCCGCCGCACAGCCGGAAGCGCCGGCGCGCGGTGCCAAGGGTGGTGCCAAGGCCGGCGCCGATCGCGCCAAGGACAAGGACGGCAGCTCGACCATCACCTCGAAGATCCGCTCGCTGCTGGTCGGCGCGAGCGTGGTCGTCATCGTGCTCGGCACCTTCAAGATGGCGATGAACCTGCTCGAGGGCAGCCCGCCGCCGACGCCGCAGGCCATGGACAATACGTTGAGCGAGCCGGCGCCGCAGGCTCCGCCGCCGCCGGTGATCGAGAACAAGCCCGCCACGCCCGAGCAGGTCACGCCATCGATGACCTCGCCGACGCCGATCGGACGGCAATCCCAGAACAACGCCGCGCCGGCTGCTCCTGCCGCCAGCTCAGCTTCGGTTGAGATTCCATCGGCGCCCGCCGCGGCCGTGCCGCCGCCTGCCGCGAGCAGCGACGTCACCGGCGCGCTGTCGGGCACGAGCCGCGCCAAGCTCGGCATGATCCAGGTGCCGCCGAGCGAAAAACTGCCTGACGGCATCGGCGGCCCGCTGCTGCGCACCGCCGCGATGAAGGGCGATGCGACCGCGGCCTACGAAATCGGCCTGCGCTTTGCCGAAGGCAAGGGTGTTGCCACGAATTACGACGAAGCTGCGAAATGGTATGACCGCGCGGCGCAGGCCGGCGTGATCCCCGCGACCTTCCGCCTCGGCACGCTCTACGAGAAGGGCCTCGGCGTGAAGAAGGACGCCGACATCGCCCGCCGCTACTACACCCAGGCTGCCGAGCGCGGCAACGCCAAGGCGATGCACAATCTCGCGGTACTCGACGCCGACGGCGGTGGACGCGGCGCCAACTACAAGAGCGCGGCGCAGTGGTTCCGCAAGGCCGCCGATCGCGGCGTCGCCGACAGCCAGTTCAACCTCGGCATCCTCTATGCCCGGGGCATCGGCGTGGAGCAGAACCTCGCCGAATCCTACAAATGGTTCAGCCTCGCCGCCGCGCTGGGCGACACCGACGCATCCGGCAAGCGCGACGACGTCGCCAAGCGCCTCGACCCGCAATCGCTCGCGGCCGCCAAGCTCGCGATCCAGACCTTCAGCGCCGAGCCGCAGCCCGCCGATGCCGTCAACGTCACGGCGCCCGCCGGCGGCTGGGACAGCGCACCGCAGGCAAGCGCAAAACCGGCACCGAAGGCGGTCGCAGCTAAGCGCTCGGCTTCGGCGGCGCATTAA
- a CDS encoding RES family NAD+ phosphorylase, which translates to MTPLPAALGGSELVAWRLDQSKFSATWDSGEGAFLVGGRWNSRGVRAVYCSIDPATAILEVAVHKGFRALDIVPHVITSATIDPAGVFVVAPDTIPNPNWLRLGLPSAGQQAFGDGLLATHRFVVIPSVVSTASWNLIFTASNAAGSYSMRSQEPFALDTRLHPPGR; encoded by the coding sequence GTGACACCGCTTCCCGCCGCGCTCGGAGGCTCCGAGCTGGTGGCCTGGCGTCTTGATCAATCCAAATTCTCAGCGACTTGGGACAGTGGCGAAGGCGCCTTTCTCGTCGGCGGTCGCTGGAACAGCAGAGGCGTTCGTGCGGTATATTGCTCGATCGATCCTGCAACAGCGATTCTGGAGGTCGCCGTCCATAAGGGCTTTCGGGCTCTGGACATAGTGCCCCATGTGATCACGTCGGCCACCATTGATCCGGCCGGTGTCTTCGTGGTTGCGCCCGACACGATTCCAAATCCCAATTGGCTGAGACTGGGCCTACCAAGTGCCGGCCAGCAGGCATTCGGGGATGGCTTGCTGGCGACACACAGGTTCGTTGTGATTCCGAGCGTGGTTTCGACGGCGAGCTGGAACCTGATCTTCACCGCGTCCAACGCTGCCGGTTCCTACAGCATGAGATCGCAGGAGCCGTTTGCCCTGGACACCCGCTTGCATCCGCCGGGGCGCTAG
- a CDS encoding PadR family transcriptional regulator, with translation MALGDAILACLTERPMTGYELAKTFDSSIGFFWKADHQQIYRELSKLRDRGHIQGREVVQTGKPNKLVYTLTPEGRTALRHWAARPSTPASTKDDLLVRLHALDSIDIEPLRTDLMARLEHHRDRHANYERILKKRFPEGTAEGRLDLGNLLLLRLGARHEQMVADFCEETLDALSAMSGKATVVPLEDGKREGKG, from the coding sequence ATGGCACTGGGCGACGCAATCCTCGCATGCCTGACGGAACGCCCGATGACGGGCTACGAACTCGCCAAGACATTCGACTCCTCGATCGGCTTCTTCTGGAAGGCCGACCACCAGCAGATCTACCGGGAACTCTCCAAGCTACGCGACCGCGGCCACATCCAGGGACGCGAGGTCGTGCAAACAGGCAAGCCCAACAAGCTGGTTTATACGCTTACTCCGGAGGGCAGAACAGCGCTGCGGCACTGGGCCGCGCGGCCAAGCACGCCGGCCTCGACCAAGGACGACCTCCTGGTCCGCCTCCATGCGCTCGACAGCATCGACATCGAGCCGCTGCGCACCGATTTGATGGCCCGCCTGGAACACCACCGCGACCGCCACGCCAATTACGAGCGCATCCTGAAGAAGCGCTTCCCGGAGGGAACGGCGGAGGGCCGGCTTGATCTCGGAAACCTGCTCCTGCTCCGCTTGGGCGCCCGGCATGAGCAGATGGTGGCCGACTTCTGCGAAGAGACGCTCGATGCGCTGTCGGCGATGAGCGGCAAGGCCACGGTGGTGCCGCTGGAAGACGGCAAGCGCGAGGGGAAGGGTTGA